CCGGCGGAAAATCTGAGCGGATCGGCGGTGCCGCGCAGATCGCCGTCCGCGTGCGACCGGCACACGCGCGTGCAGAGCTCGAAGTGCACGTGGGGCACGCCCGCCGCCATGCCCGTCGTGCCGATGCGCCCGATCGGCTCACCCCGCGCGACCTCCTGATCCACTCGGACGAGGATGTCCTGCAGGTGGCAGTACACCGTGTACCGCCTGAACTCCCCGTGGGACAGGATGACGCCGCGCCCGCAGCCCGACGGCCAGTCGATGAGCTCCCTCACCACGCCGTCGGCGGCCGCGATCACCGGCGAGCCCAGCGGCCCGCCGAAGTCCACCCCGGCATGCGGCAGTAGGCGAAAGAGATGGTTGGCGCCCTGGTGCGAGGCGTACTCGGACAGCATCGGCACTTCGGTCACCGGCACGGCGGGGCGGGCCAGCCTCGAGTAGACGAGAAGGGCCAGGCCCAGCACGGCGAGGCAGACGAGGGCGAGCCGGAGCACGCGCTACTGGGGCCGGATCAGCCCGAGGCGCGGCCGCCCGCCCAGCGCCTTCACGAGACCGACCAGCGTCGCATCCGACGTGTTCGGGTGCACCACGCAACCCGCGGCGACGATGAGACCGCGTCCGCCGGTCTGAGCGATGGCCTCGCGGGCCTCCGCGTCCGCGCGCTCGGGCGGCCCGTCCTTTAACGTTGTCCATTGGTTGAGGCCCCCGCACACCGCGCCGGGCACGGCGGCCTGCCCCTCGGCGAGCGACGGGCCGGCGCGGCGATCGTCCCAGTTCCACACGTCCGCGGGCAGGACGGCGAGGCGATCGAACATGAGCCGCTCGCCGTGGCAATGGAGGATGGTGAGCTTCGAGCGCGATCGCACGGTCTCCAGGACGCGCCGGTCGTAGGGCTCGCCGAAGCGGAGGTACTCCTCCTCGCTGTGGAGCGCCGCGCTCGCCGCCTGCACCGAGTAGAAGATGCCCTCGCAGCCCTCGCGGAAGCAGGCATCCATGAAGGTGAGGATGGTCTCGGTGATGGCCTCGAGCGCGCCCGTCACCGCCTGGGGGTTTTCCTTGAGGTCGTAGCCGAGCCGGTCGCCGGAGAGCTTGCGCGCGAGCGAAAGCGGGCTGAACACCGTGGGCACGGTGGAGCAGTCGGCGCGCTTGTCCACCACGCAGCGGAGGATCGTCTCGAGATGCACGGCCCATCCCGTGGACTCCATGGCGAGGGGCCGGATGCGCTTCCAGTCCTCGGGCGCGCGCACGGCGTGGGTGGCGCACGGGCGATGTCCGTCGGGCCGCACCTCGTCGGATTCGACGCAGCCCCAGTCCTCCACCGCGTAGCCGCCGCTGGGGGTGACCTTGAGGAAATCCGAATCGTAGCGCTCGTGGAACCGCAGGGTGGACTGGGTGAGGGCGGCGGCATTCCGGTCCACGTCTGGGAAGTGACGCCAGAACGCGTACGGTGTGCGGTCCGTCGGCTGGCGCCGTATCGCCGCCTGCACCCGCTCGAGCTTGGTCATGCCGCCTCCATCCAGGCGACCAGCGCGGTCCGCCGATCCGGCGTGGTCGCGCGCAGCCGCACCGCGCCGGGCGGCGCGCCCCCGCCCGCGGCGGCGCCCTCGACGCGGAGCCGCGACGGCATCGGCACCATCCCCGT
The sequence above is drawn from the Candidatus Methylomirabilota bacterium genome and encodes:
- a CDS encoding M23 family metallopeptidase, with the protein product MLRLALVCLAVLGLALLVYSRLARPAVPVTEVPMLSEYASHQGANHLFRLLPHAGVDFGGPLGSPVIAAADGVVRELIDWPSGCGRGVILSHGEFRRYTVYCHLQDILVRVDQEVARGEPIGRIGTTGMAAGVPHVHFELCTRVCRSHADGDLRGTADPLRFSAGCFDPRRSYALGRLVLTYPVACGGVLRGS
- a CDS encoding uroporphyrinogen decarboxylase family protein; amino-acid sequence: MTKLERVQAAIRRQPTDRTPYAFWRHFPDVDRNAAALTQSTLRFHERYDSDFLKVTPSGGYAVEDWGCVESDEVRPDGHRPCATHAVRAPEDWKRIRPLAMESTGWAVHLETILRCVVDKRADCSTVPTVFSPLSLARKLSGDRLGYDLKENPQAVTGALEAITETILTFMDACFREGCEGIFYSVQAASAALHSEEEYLRFGEPYDRRVLETVRSRSKLTILHCHGERLMFDRLAVLPADVWNWDDRRAGPSLAEGQAAVPGAVCGGLNQWTTLKDGPPERADAEAREAIAQTGGRGLIVAAGCVVHPNTSDATLVGLVKALGGRPRLGLIRPQ